One window of the Bacteroidota bacterium genome contains the following:
- a CDS encoding sulfotransferase, which translates to MDKLLNKDDVKSLPFFFIIGRPRSGTTLIRTLLDAHPNVSIPIESPVIMYNSLKYNNITNWSKEDILNFYNDVLATRRFHKWTVDREKLKKDLLACEGEVTYFTLCKIVYLNYISFYEKGEITLVGDKNPLYSINVPRLIRLFPNAKYIHITRDYRDHILSMKRTQLYNSSTTVLAYRWKFSAKLINELKKKYPNHFFSFRYEDLVENTVDKLKEVCKFLNIEYEASVLDFYKIKDEVMRVYGNDEEMMRFNSNVYEPIDPKRLYLWKDKMQDNDIKTAELVIGKYAQMMGYDPKFKNFNILLYIKLLPNILFLKIVYFLTYLKKRLPLFIRKRLKK; encoded by the coding sequence ATGGATAAATTGCTAAATAAAGATGATGTAAAATCATTGCCATTTTTTTTTATAATTGGCCGTCCCAGGTCAGGAACTACTCTTATTAGAACTTTATTAGATGCTCACCCGAATGTTTCGATTCCTATCGAATCTCCTGTGATAATGTATAATAGTTTGAAGTACAACAATATCACAAATTGGTCTAAAGAAGACATCTTGAATTTTTACAATGATGTATTAGCTACCCGAAGATTTCATAAATGGACTGTTGATCGTGAAAAATTGAAGAAAGACTTACTGGCTTGCGAGGGAGAGGTTACATATTTTACTTTGTGCAAAATTGTTTATTTAAATTATATTTCGTTTTATGAAAAAGGAGAAATTACACTTGTTGGAGACAAAAACCCTTTATATTCAATAAATGTCCCCAGATTAATCAGGCTTTTTCCCAATGCAAAATATATACATATTACCCGCGACTATCGAGATCATATCTTGTCGATGAAACGAACTCAACTATATAATTCCTCTACTACTGTTTTGGCTTATAGATGGAAATTTTCGGCAAAGCTGATTAATGAATTGAAAAAGAAATATCCAAATCATTTTTTCTCCTTTCGATACGAAGACCTTGTTGAAAATACGGTTGATAAATTAAAAGAAGTTTGCAAGTTTCTAAATATAGAATATGAAGCTTCGGTTTTAGATTTCTATAAAATTAAAGATGAAGTAATGAGGGTTTATGGTAACGACGAAGAAATGATGAGATTCAATAGCAATGTTTACGAACCAATAGACCCAAAACGACTTTATTTATGGAAAGACAAAATGCAGGATAATGATATTAAAACTGCCGAATTAGTTATTGGTAAATATGCACAAATGATGGGCTATGATCCTAAATTCAAGAATTTCAATATTTTACTTTACATAAAGCTACTTCCTAATATTTTGTTTCTGAAAATAGTTTACTTTCTAACATATTTGAAAAAAAGATTACCTTTATTCATTAGAAAAAGATTAAAGAAATAA
- a CDS encoding MBOAT family protein, with translation MLFNSFQFLWFFPLVVVLYYLLKHKYRWILLLAASYYFYMCWKMEYIVLIMASTAIDYYAGIQMGKTENKKKRKKFLLLSLFVNLGLLFGFKYFNFFNDSIRGIFDFYNVFYDVPAFNVLLPVGISFYTFQTLSYSIDIYRGRSKPERHFGKFALYVAFFPQLVAGPIERSTRLLPQFSKKISFKHAEVVSGLKLMLWGFFKKVVIADRLALFVGTIFNHPDESYGFPIILASILLHVQVYADLSGYTDIARGAARVFGIDIIKNFNMPLFARSFYDFWKRWHISLTTWFTDYLYIPLGGSRVLKWRWYFNIYAVFIISGLWHGANWTYVIWGVLHGLYQLIEIWTDKTRKKFFKTIGLTKFPTLLKTLGVITTLLLVSFATLFFGAKNLNDSFILMQNALHFGTLQGFLAIFDNELILGIILIAFLMIVEYLNYKYNIISLIGKKHIVIRWSIYIISIILVATLGVFEELEFIYFQF, from the coding sequence ATGCTTTTTAATTCTTTTCAATTTTTATGGTTTTTTCCATTAGTTGTAGTACTTTACTATCTGCTAAAACATAAATATAGATGGATTCTTCTTCTTGCTGCCAGCTACTATTTTTACATGTGCTGGAAAATGGAATATATAGTTTTGATAATGGCATCAACAGCCATTGACTATTATGCGGGCATTCAGATGGGAAAAACCGAAAACAAAAAAAAAAGGAAAAAATTCTTACTGCTCAGTTTGTTTGTAAACCTTGGGCTACTTTTTGGTTTTAAATACTTTAATTTTTTCAATGACAGTATAAGAGGAATATTTGATTTTTACAATGTTTTTTATGACGTGCCGGCATTCAATGTTTTGCTACCTGTCGGTATTTCCTTCTATACCTTTCAAACCCTAAGCTATTCGATAGATATTTACAGAGGCCGCTCTAAGCCAGAACGTCATTTTGGCAAATTTGCCCTGTATGTCGCATTCTTCCCACAGCTTGTCGCAGGTCCTATTGAACGTTCCACAAGACTTCTTCCTCAGTTTAGCAAAAAAATATCATTTAAACATGCCGAGGTAGTTAGTGGCTTGAAACTAATGCTATGGGGTTTTTTCAAAAAAGTTGTTATTGCAGATAGATTAGCACTTTTTGTTGGAACAATTTTTAATCATCCAGACGAAAGTTATGGTTTCCCAATAATTTTAGCTTCGATATTATTGCATGTTCAAGTTTATGCCGATTTATCTGGATATACAGATATTGCCAGAGGAGCAGCGAGAGTTTTTGGGATTGACATAATCAAAAACTTCAATATGCCACTTTTTGCTCGTTCCTTCTACGATTTTTGGAAAAGATGGCACATTTCGCTAACTACATGGTTCACTGATTATTTATATATTCCGCTTGGTGGAAGTAGAGTTTTGAAATGGAGATGGTATTTCAATATTTATGCTGTGTTTATTATAAGCGGACTCTGGCACGGTGCAAACTGGACATATGTAATTTGGGGAGTTTTACACGGTTTATATCAGTTAATTGAAATTTGGACTGATAAAACCAGAAAAAAATTCTTCAAAACAATCGGTTTAACCAAATTTCCAACTCTGTTAAAAACCTTAGGAGTTATCACTACTCTGTTGTTGGTAAGTTTTGCAACATTATTTTTTGGAGCGAAAAATTTGAACGACTCCTTCATACTTATGCAAAATGCACTACATTTTGGTACACTTCAAGGCTTTTTGGCTATTTTCGACAATGAACTTATATTAGGAATAATTCTTATTGCATTTTTAATGATAGTTGAATATCTTAATTATAAATACAATATTATCAGCCTAATAGGAAAGAAACATATTGTTATTAGGTGGTCTATATATATTATATCCATTATTTTAGTTGCAACACTTGGAGTTTTCGAAGAACTTGAGTTTATTTACTTCCAATTCTAA
- a CDS encoding amino acid adenylation domain-containing protein yields MKSENSVVHRFRVSLEQFPDRTAIFINNESYTYLELSLIVSSIKDKILLEAKPNKLIGLVTGDDNIYTYASILAILSSGAGYVPINLKNPTNRNLNILNQAEISTVLISSSNVKIEKELHEFKIIQTSELEKSNIEFSVEPIDDEQIAYLLFTSGSTGTPKGVPIYHKNLNSFVDNYTKNEIYNFNENDRFLQMYELTFDPSVQNIFVCLSIGALLFVVSKKGVLNHNIVKTLEKHKITWAAVVPSFLNYLRPYFSEIYLPELKYFHSGGEALHADLIKEWSISIPNAIIENVYGPTETTVFCLSYRWNNKSEKEAYNGVLPIGKVVQNMEAVIVNENNEILKRGEKGELCVGGNQITQQYWKNEKKTKESFIKIKNTEKKTFYKTGDLCFENENGNLVFLGRIDNQVKIDGFRVELEEIEYFAKEYLQIANISAIAAKNRKGNLSVVLFVENLKEDKTKIINFLKQKLPIYMIPSDIQNISKMPYNINGKIDKLSLKDVADQTINSTF; encoded by the coding sequence ATGAAATCAGAAAACTCAGTAGTTCATAGATTTAGAGTTAGTTTAGAGCAATTTCCAGACAGAACAGCCATTTTTATCAACAATGAAAGTTATACTTATTTAGAACTATCACTGATTGTTTCGAGCATTAAGGATAAAATATTATTGGAAGCGAAACCAAACAAACTTATTGGGCTTGTAACCGGCGATGATAATATTTACACTTACGCATCAATTCTTGCAATTCTTTCATCAGGAGCTGGATATGTTCCAATAAATTTAAAAAATCCAACAAACAGGAACTTAAACATACTGAATCAAGCGGAAATATCTACTGTATTAATTTCATCTTCAAATGTTAAAATTGAAAAGGAGCTGCATGAATTTAAGATAATTCAAACTTCAGAATTAGAAAAATCGAATATTGAGTTTTCCGTTGAACCTATTGACGATGAACAAATTGCCTATCTATTATTTACTTCAGGCAGTACAGGGACACCAAAAGGAGTTCCTATTTATCATAAAAATCTAAATTCATTTGTTGACAACTATACAAAAAATGAAATATATAATTTCAACGAAAATGACAGATTTTTGCAAATGTATGAATTGACCTTTGATCCTAGTGTGCAAAATATTTTTGTGTGTTTGTCCATTGGAGCATTACTTTTTGTAGTTTCAAAAAAAGGAGTTCTAAATCATAATATTGTCAAAACATTAGAAAAACATAAAATTACTTGGGCAGCAGTGGTTCCATCATTCCTCAATTATCTACGCCCTTATTTCTCAGAAATTTATTTACCAGAATTAAAATATTTTCACTCAGGTGGCGAAGCTTTACATGCCGACCTAATTAAGGAATGGTCTATAAGTATTCCGAATGCAATTATTGAAAATGTATATGGGCCAACAGAAACAACAGTGTTTTGTCTTTCGTATCGATGGAACAATAAGTCGGAAAAAGAGGCTTACAATGGAGTGCTACCTATAGGAAAAGTTGTTCAAAATATGGAGGCTGTAATTGTAAATGAAAATAATGAAATTCTAAAAAGAGGAGAAAAAGGAGAATTGTGTGTAGGAGGAAATCAAATTACGCAACAATATTGGAAGAATGAGAAAAAAACGAAAGAGTCCTTCATAAAAATAAAAAACACAGAAAAGAAGACATTTTATAAAACCGGCGATCTTTGTTTTGAAAATGAAAATGGAAACTTGGTTTTTCTTGGAAGAATTGACAATCAAGTAAAAATTGACGGTTTTAGAGTAGAATTGGAGGAAATTGAGTATTTTGCAAAAGAGTATTTGCAAATTGCAAATATATCGGCAATAGCTGCGAAAAATAGAAAAGGAAATCTATCTGTTGTTCTTTTTGTTGAAAATTTAAAAGAAGATAAAACTAAAATTATCAATTTTTTAAAACAGAAATTACCAATCTATATGATACCGTCTGATATTCAAAACATATCGAAAATGCCATACAATATAAATGGAAAAATTGACAAACTTAGTTTAAAAGACGTAGCTGATCAAACAATAAATAGTACTTTTTAA
- a CDS encoding acyl carrier protein: MDRSRIIEKLNSIFREVFKNENLVVTENLCADDIEDWDSLLDTVLLDKVESDFEIKFKFKEIINMENVGDMIDRIVEHLSK; encoded by the coding sequence ATGGACAGAAGTAGAATCATTGAAAAATTAAACTCTATTTTCAGAGAAGTTTTCAAAAACGAGAATTTAGTTGTTACAGAAAATTTATGCGCTGACGATATTGAAGACTGGGATTCGTTGTTAGACACAGTTTTGTTGGACAAAGTAGAAAGTGATTTTGAAATAAAATTCAAATTTAAGGAAATCATTAATATGGAAAATGTTGGAGATATGATAGATCGCATAGTTGAACATTTATCAAAATAA
- a CDS encoding MBOAT family protein yields the protein MLFNSIHFIFFFPIVIIIYFLIPHRYRWIFLLSASYYFYLCFKLEYGFLIAGSTLSSYTTAILISNSKNEIRRKAYLFGNLILNLGILFFFKYFNFTISSASLILDNFNIAHQFPTLKWILPIGISFYTFQVVSYTVDVYWETLKPEKHLGIFALYVSFFPQLVAGPIERASRLIPQFRIAQKYDYNRLKSGLLLMLWGFFQKLVIADRLGIMVDEVFNNVEKYEGLPLILASFGFGFQMYCDFAGYTDIAIGAALVMGFKLMKNFDRPFSAKNISEFWRRWHISLSSWANDYIYRPIAINRRSWGHWGVVYSISATFLFLGIWHGAKMAFILFGAFMGLAFYFEILTKNIRKKLSKKIPDVIYNNLSVVLTFCFFIFTSIFFRGNTTLDVFRIIGKMFTNIELKWYELGVSKFELFSVFIFIIVLEGVHYFQRKHKLREWLASKPFFIRWSVYIVLVFIILNFGEFGEKQFIYFDF from the coding sequence ATGCTTTTCAATTCCATACATTTCATATTTTTTTTCCCGATAGTAATAATTATTTACTTTTTAATTCCGCATAGATATAGGTGGATATTTTTACTTTCGGCTTCATATTATTTCTACTTGTGTTTTAAGCTCGAATACGGATTTTTGATTGCCGGTTCAACTTTATCGAGCTATACGACAGCAATTTTGATTAGTAACTCTAAAAATGAAATCAGGAGAAAAGCATATCTGTTTGGAAATCTAATACTTAATCTTGGAATATTATTCTTTTTCAAATATTTCAACTTCACAATTTCGTCGGCTAGTCTAATTTTAGATAATTTTAATATTGCCCATCAATTCCCAACTTTAAAATGGATTTTGCCAATAGGAATTTCATTTTACACATTTCAAGTTGTAAGTTACACCGTAGATGTTTATTGGGAAACTCTAAAGCCTGAAAAACATCTTGGAATATTTGCTCTTTATGTTTCGTTTTTTCCACAATTGGTTGCTGGTCCCATTGAACGTGCATCTCGCCTGATACCACAATTTAGAATTGCACAAAAGTATGATTACAATCGTCTGAAAAGTGGCTTATTGTTAATGCTTTGGGGCTTTTTTCAAAAATTGGTAATTGCTGACAGACTTGGAATTATGGTAGATGAAGTCTTTAATAATGTAGAAAAATACGAAGGATTGCCTTTGATTTTAGCATCTTTTGGCTTTGGTTTCCAAATGTATTGCGATTTTGCGGGATATACAGATATTGCAATCGGAGCTGCTTTGGTCATGGGTTTTAAGCTCATGAAAAATTTCGATCGTCCCTTCTCCGCAAAAAACATTTCAGAATTTTGGCGTAGATGGCACATTTCGTTATCGTCATGGGCAAACGATTATATTTACAGACCAATTGCAATAAATAGACGATCATGGGGGCACTGGGGAGTTGTTTATTCAATTTCTGCAACCTTCTTGTTTCTTGGAATTTGGCATGGAGCAAAAATGGCATTTATTCTTTTTGGTGCTTTTATGGGATTGGCTTTCTATTTCGAAATTCTTACAAAAAATATTAGAAAAAAGCTTTCAAAAAAAATCCCAGATGTAATCTACAATAATCTAAGTGTAGTTCTCACTTTTTGCTTTTTCATTTTCACTTCTATTTTTTTTAGAGGAAATACAACATTGGATGTGTTCAGAATAATTGGAAAGATGTTTACAAATATTGAGCTAAAGTGGTATGAACTTGGGGTAAGCAAATTTGAACTTTTTAGTGTTTTCATATTTATTATAGTTCTCGAAGGAGTTCATTATTTTCAAAGAAAACACAAACTAAGAGAATGGCTGGCTTCTAAACCTTTCTTTATAAGATGGTCTGTTTATATAGTTTTGGTTTTTATAATTTTAAACTTTGGAGAATTTGGTGAAAAACAATTTATTTACTTCGATTTTTAA